One segment of Microbacterium arborescens DNA contains the following:
- the aroQ gene encoding type II 3-dehydroquinate dehydratase — MNTPRRLLLVNGPNLNLLGIREPEIYGRETLADVEALVAETAAERGVEVRCVQSNHEGVLIDAIHEARTDCAGIIINPGGLTHTSVVLRDALAGVALPVAEVHISDVSQRESFRHHSYVADVAAVHVIGEGVAGYARATRQLLDILA; from the coding sequence GTGAACACCCCCCGACGCCTGCTGCTCGTCAACGGGCCGAACCTGAACCTGCTCGGCATCCGCGAGCCGGAGATCTACGGCCGCGAGACGCTCGCTGACGTCGAGGCGCTCGTGGCCGAGACAGCGGCCGAGCGCGGTGTCGAGGTGCGCTGCGTGCAGAGCAACCACGAGGGCGTTCTCATCGACGCCATTCACGAGGCTCGTACGGACTGTGCGGGCATCATCATCAACCCCGGTGGTCTCACACACACCTCCGTCGTCCTTCGCGACGCCCTCGCGGGAGTCGCGCTGCCGGTGGCCGAGGTCCACATCTCCGATGTCTCCCAGCGCGAGAGCTTCCGGCACCACTCCTATGTCGCCGACGTCGCCGCCGTGCATGTCATCGGCGAAGGCGTCGCCGGATACGCGCGCGCGACGCGACAGCTGCTCGACATCCTCGCGTAG
- the efp gene encoding elongation factor P, producing MASTADIKNGVVLSIDGQLWNVIEFQHVKPGKGGAFVRTKLKNVVSGKTVDRTYNAGAKIEIENVDRRDFTYLYNDGDNFVFMDVDDYDQITVPAATVGDAKNYLLENQQVQIALNNGNPLYIELPASVVLEITYTEPGLQGDRSSAGTKSATVETGYEIQVPLFVEQGTKVKVDTRTGDYLGRVN from the coding sequence ATGGCATCGACCGCAGACATCAAGAACGGCGTCGTCCTCAGCATCGACGGTCAGCTTTGGAACGTCATCGAGTTCCAGCACGTCAAGCCCGGCAAGGGTGGCGCGTTCGTGCGCACGAAGCTGAAGAACGTCGTGTCGGGCAAGACCGTCGACCGCACCTACAACGCAGGCGCGAAGATCGAGATCGAGAACGTCGACCGCCGCGATTTCACCTACCTCTACAACGACGGCGACAACTTCGTCTTCATGGACGTCGACGACTACGACCAGATCACGGTTCCCGCCGCCACCGTCGGCGACGCCAAGAACTACCTGCTCGAGAACCAGCAGGTGCAGATCGCGCTGAACAACGGCAACCCGCTCTACATCGAGCTCCCCGCTTCTGTCGTGCTCGAGATCACGTACACCGAGCCCGGCCTGCAGGGCGATCGCTCGTCGGCCGGCACGAAGTCCGCGACAGTCGAGACCGGGTACGAGATCCAGGTTCCGCTGTTCGTCGAGCAGGGCACGAAGGTCAAGGTCGACACCCGCACGGGTGACTACCTCGGCCGCGTGAACTGA
- the nusB gene encoding transcription antitermination factor NusB — MSARSKARKRALDILYQSDIRGDDLGVTLAAEAKRAALEPAREASWLYAREIIDGVIDNRDEIDEQITTFAKDWSLARMPAVDRAILRLGVWEIVYNDAVPPAVAIDEAVELAKEFSTDGSSAFVHGVLGRVARLG, encoded by the coding sequence ATGAGCGCTCGCTCCAAGGCGCGCAAGCGCGCCCTCGACATCCTCTACCAGTCCGACATCCGCGGCGACGACCTCGGCGTGACCCTCGCCGCCGAGGCGAAGCGTGCGGCGCTCGAGCCCGCGCGCGAGGCATCGTGGCTCTACGCCCGCGAGATCATCGACGGTGTCATCGACAACCGCGACGAGATCGACGAGCAGATCACCACGTTCGCGAAGGATTGGTCGCTGGCGCGGATGCCGGCCGTCGATCGGGCGATCCTGCGACTGGGCGTCTGGGAGATCGTGTACAACGACGCGGTTCCCCCCGCGGTCGCGATCGACGAGGCCGTCGAGCTGGCGAAGGAGTTCTCGACCGACGGTTCGAGCGCCTTCGTCCACGGCGTGCTCGGCCGGGTCGCGCGACTCGGCTGA